The following proteins are co-located in the Bdellovibrionales bacterium genome:
- a CDS encoding DUF87 domain-containing protein, protein MIGHKIGNKNEPVYLTKANLNYHVQLIGGSGAGKTTLIQVILKSLIPKKMGIIFVDLKADFDTIQWIKNEAQRSDRLKDLEFFCLTQHKISKPYNPIKHGTPQEILSQIMNSLDWSEEYYKKTASRALSDLLLALCQIRDQGGVPFTLSDLAHYLSHPDELETLAVSEFLDNETKETLRNRAESLREKDGSRQISGLLSDLINIYRSSAGPLIGKESLSPSAIDLKETIKQGKITYFLLNSMADKASCIQLGKLVLQDLIRSVGQIYDEVPEKIDTPVY, encoded by the coding sequence TTGATCGGTCACAAAATTGGAAACAAAAATGAGCCTGTCTATTTAACCAAGGCCAATCTCAATTATCATGTTCAGCTCATCGGCGGCAGTGGTGCTGGAAAAACCACCTTGATCCAGGTCATTCTCAAAAGTCTGATACCAAAAAAAATGGGCATCATCTTTGTCGATCTCAAAGCCGACTTTGATACGATTCAATGGATCAAAAATGAAGCCCAAAGATCTGATCGATTGAAAGATCTCGAATTCTTCTGTCTCACTCAGCATAAAATTTCAAAGCCCTACAATCCCATCAAACACGGCACACCTCAGGAAATTCTCTCTCAGATCATGAACTCACTCGATTGGTCTGAGGAATATTATAAGAAAACCGCCTCCCGAGCTCTCTCAGATCTTCTCTTAGCTCTTTGTCAAATCAGAGATCAGGGAGGTGTTCCATTCACTCTCTCAGATTTGGCTCACTATCTCTCTCATCCTGATGAACTTGAAACTTTGGCCGTCTCTGAATTTTTGGACAATGAAACAAAAGAAACTCTCAGAAATAGAGCTGAGTCCCTAAGAGAAAAAGACGGATCGCGGCAAATTTCAGGACTTCTCTCCGATCTTATCAATATATATAGATCCTCAGCCGGCCCCCTCATCGGAAAAGAATCTCTCTCCCCTTCAGCCATTGATCTGAAAGAGACCATCAAACAAGGCAAAATCACCTACTTTCTTCTCAACTCCATGGCCGACAAAGCGTCTTGCATCCAACTTGGAAAATTAGTTCTTCAAGATCTCATCAGATCCGTAGGTCAAATCTATGACGAGGTCCCTGAAAAGATCGACACCCCTGTCTATTAA
- a CDS encoding TraM recognition domain-containing protein: MVDEFASFATDNFIDLLNRARGAKLGIMVAHQSRGDLMKVSPTFCDQLERNCNTKLIFGTDSPDDAEYFASMAGTRSIQKSTVRYKQGLLWDQNTGEKSVRDTEEFVVHPNQIRQLGQGQVLKISRLLSAEVVITNVTPPSDNAARPKNSLGNFLLHKLFCSLKLEMV; this comes from the coding sequence ATCGTCGATGAGTTCGCAAGCTTTGCCACAGACAATTTCATCGATCTTCTCAATAGAGCCAGAGGAGCAAAACTTGGAATCATGGTGGCCCACCAATCCCGAGGGGATCTCATGAAAGTCTCCCCCACTTTTTGTGATCAATTAGAAAGAAACTGCAATACCAAACTGATTTTCGGAACCGACAGCCCCGATGACGCCGAGTACTTTGCCTCCATGGCCGGAACTCGAAGCATACAAAAATCAACGGTGCGTTATAAACAAGGACTACTTTGGGATCAAAATACAGGTGAAAAATCAGTCAGGGACACTGAGGAATTTGTCGTGCACCCAAATCAAATCCGACAACTCGGACAAGGACAGGTGTTGAAGATTTCGCGATTGCTAAGTGCCGAGGTTGTGATCACCAATGTTACCCCACCATCAGATAACGCTGCACGACCGAAGAATAGTCTAGGAAATTTTTTACTTCACAAACTTTTTTGTTCGCTTAAATTAGAGATGGTTTAA
- a CDS encoding AAA family ATPase: MTPKMTAKDAAEFLGISLQGINKALKSRDVTFKKSANRIYFSHDAARKFFQLPVKQKTIAFQVVKGGTGKTAIGLNVAIRASLYGLRVLCIDIDQQGNLTNLLGIDGEEYKCMFDALTDPKISFSDLIISALPGIDLVPSNLDNALLENTLVIKKIRLDKVYEQRIKDVKDQYDLIVLDCPPAPGR, from the coding sequence ATGACGCCTAAGATGACCGCTAAAGATGCCGCAGAATTTCTTGGGATATCTCTTCAAGGGATTAACAAAGCCTTGAAATCTAGAGATGTGACCTTCAAGAAATCAGCTAACAGAATATACTTCAGTCATGATGCAGCAAGAAAATTTTTTCAGCTGCCTGTAAAACAGAAGACCATTGCGTTTCAAGTTGTAAAAGGTGGAACCGGAAAAACTGCAATTGGGCTAAACGTGGCGATAAGAGCCTCTCTGTACGGTCTACGAGTGCTCTGCATTGACATTGACCAACAAGGAAACCTTACGAATCTTCTTGGAATTGACGGTGAAGAATACAAATGCATGTTTGATGCTCTTACCGATCCAAAAATTAGTTTTTCTGATCTGATCATTTCAGCTCTTCCAGGTATCGACCTTGTTCCGAGCAACTTGGATAATGCTCTCCTTGAAAATACATTGGTTATAAAAAAAATTAGACTCGATAAGGTATATGAGCAAAGAATCAAAGATGTTAAAGATCAATATGATCTAATAGTCCTTGATTGCCCTCCGGCACCAGGGCGCTAA